A region from the Caldicellulosiruptor naganoensis genome encodes:
- the flgF gene encoding flagellar basal-body rod protein FlgF → MIRGIYTSASGMILNQKLMDLTANNIANVSTTGFKRDIAQVESFRRMMTYRIYDDSSNSIDNAIGYMSLGADVSRIVSDFSQGLYIKTDEPLNLAIRGSGFFAVEKVDPQTGQVQVYYTRNGAFTLNSNGELVTLEGFRVLGQNGRIVLQNQGKIRIDEQGNIYQDGRFVDRLRLVDFQDKTLLRKIGNNLFEADAQSQQIAFSGRVLQGYLEGSNVNSVQEMVNMINVLRAYEANQKAFIAQDETLQKAVNEIARK, encoded by the coding sequence ATGATTAGAGGAATTTACACATCTGCATCAGGGATGATTCTAAACCAAAAACTTATGGATTTGACTGCTAACAATATTGCAAATGTGAGTACAACTGGGTTTAAAAGAGATATTGCCCAGGTTGAAAGTTTTAGAAGGATGATGACCTACAGGATATACGATGACTCTTCAAATAGTATCGACAATGCAATTGGGTATATGTCACTCGGAGCAGACGTTTCAAGGATTGTTAGCGATTTTTCTCAGGGGCTTTACATAAAGACAGACGAACCTTTGAACTTGGCGATAAGAGGAAGTGGATTTTTTGCTGTAGAAAAAGTTGATCCTCAAACAGGTCAAGTTCAGGTTTACTATACAAGAAATGGTGCATTTACGCTAAATTCAAATGGTGAGCTTGTGACACTTGAAGGTTTTCGTGTCCTTGGACAAAACGGAAGGATTGTACTGCAAAATCAGGGAAAAATCAGGATTGATGAGCAGGGTAACATTTATCAAGACGGCAGATTTGTGGACCGATTAAGACTTGTAGATTTCCAAGACAAAACTCTTTTGCGTAAAATTGGCAATAATCTCTTTGAAGCAGATGCACAGAGTCAGCAGATAGCTTTTAGTGGAAGGGTTTTACAAGGATATTTGGAAGGGTCAAATGTAAATTCTGTTCAAGAGATGGTTAATATGATAAATGTTTTGAGAGCGTATGAGGCTAACCAAAAGGCTTTTATTGCACAGGATGAGACTTTGCAGAAGGCTGTCAATGAGATTGCGAGAAAGTAG
- a CDS encoding manganese efflux pump, with protein sequence MNFFQVLSAIVAINLDALFFGIAFGTKGIKILFKSKVVMFSVSLFTMMLSFLIGKHFGVLISSEFSKYLGPMLMILIGILLIFRTLSEKNRQDSPRTLVNFSLKSLGLTIKIIKEPCVSGIDQSGFIEPIEALFVSLALSFDGLSASFSLGLSNLVNIYEILLIPIVQFIAISTGNTLAHSLKCIKRLLFANYIPGIVLIYLGVYNLLF encoded by the coding sequence ATGAATTTCTTTCAAGTCTTGAGTGCAATTGTAGCCATAAACCTTGACGCACTATTTTTCGGAATTGCATTTGGTACAAAAGGCATCAAAATCCTGTTTAAGTCCAAGGTAGTAATGTTTAGCGTATCACTTTTTACTATGATGTTATCATTTTTAATTGGAAAACATTTTGGAGTCCTTATCAGCTCAGAATTTTCAAAATACTTAGGACCAATGTTAATGATTCTCATTGGAATACTTTTGATATTCCGCACATTGTCTGAAAAAAATAGACAAGATAGTCCTCGAACACTTGTCAATTTCTCTTTAAAATCCCTTGGACTTACTATCAAGATTATCAAAGAACCTTGCGTGTCTGGCATAGACCAGTCAGGTTTCATTGAGCCGATTGAAGCCCTGTTTGTCTCACTTGCTCTTTCTTTTGATGGTCTTTCTGCTTCGTTTTCACTTGGACTTAGCAATTTAGTAAACATCTATGAGATACTGTTAATTCCAATTGTTCAGTTTATTGCTATATCAACCGGAAATACCCTGGCACACAGTTTAAAATGCATAAAAAGATTATTATTTGCAAATTACATACCAGGGATTGTATTGATTTATCTTGGAGTTTACAACCTTCTTTTTTAA
- the flgG gene encoding flagellar basal-body rod protein FlgG has product MMRALYSAALGMKAQQTNVDIISNNLANVNTTAFKKDKAEFKDLLYETLSRADVIAGDGKPVSLQIGHGVTISAITKSFSEGNLERTENPLDLAIQGEGFFVVSTPNGPRYTRDGSFKVSNVDGQIKLVTSDGYPVLAEGDTEIVLPETAISSITIDETGRITYKDAEGRVQDSGLKIKIVRFLNPQGLLAEGKNLYAVSAASGDPVSEEEIEGPKSRILQGFLEMSNVQVVDEMVKLIIAQRAYEINSKAIQTADDMLSMANNLKR; this is encoded by the coding sequence ATGATGAGAGCTCTTTATTCTGCTGCTCTGGGTATGAAAGCGCAGCAGACAAATGTTGATATCATATCCAACAACCTTGCAAATGTGAACACAACAGCTTTCAAAAAAGATAAGGCTGAGTTTAAAGACCTTTTGTATGAGACTTTGTCACGAGCAGATGTTATTGCAGGTGATGGAAAACCTGTAAGTCTCCAAATAGGTCATGGTGTGACAATATCTGCTATCACAAAGAGCTTTTCAGAAGGTAACTTGGAGAGGACTGAAAACCCGCTTGATTTGGCAATTCAGGGGGAAGGATTTTTTGTGGTATCAACCCCTAACGGTCCAAGATATACAAGAGATGGTAGTTTTAAGGTTTCAAATGTAGATGGGCAGATAAAACTTGTCACATCAGACGGATATCCTGTTCTGGCAGAAGGCGACACAGAAATTGTTCTACCAGAGACGGCAATTTCCAGCATTACAATTGATGAGACAGGCAGAATTACATACAAGGATGCAGAGGGGCGAGTTCAGGACTCAGGGCTTAAGATTAAAATAGTAAGGTTTCTCAATCCGCAAGGACTTTTAGCAGAGGGTAAAAACCTATATGCAGTATCAGCTGCATCTGGCGACCCTGTTTCTGAAGAGGAGATAGAAGGGCCAAAGAGCAGGATACTTCAAGGATTTCTTGAGATGTCAAACGTACAGGTTGTTGACGAGATGGTAAAGCTTATTATTGCTCAAAGAGCGTATGAGATTAACTCAAAAGCTATTCAAACAGCTGATGATATGCTCTCTATGGCAAATAACCTGAAGAGATAA
- a CDS encoding N-acetylmuramoyl-L-alanine amidase produces the protein MREGFKKVECGKKVKLSIILLFIVTAGIIAFISNKEKTRILNVFNNKEPKKAHNLIVIDPGHGGFDPGAVFGKIKESVINLEIAKRAKEYFEMFGFKVILTRYNEDDLSENDAKAHDLKKRKQIVLENEPEVFIFISIHLNSFRVNKYLGAQVFYEKSNEEAKKLASWVQNELKYMPNGLVNKRMPKPIDVYMLRGLKIPAILVECGFMSNQMELSLLQTKKYQDWLSYSILKGVLNYLDSKGDVEDGRYKDTYR, from the coding sequence TTGAGGGAAGGTTTTAAAAAGGTTGAGTGTGGAAAAAAGGTAAAACTTTCTATAATACTCTTGTTCATAGTAACAGCCGGTATCATAGCTTTTATTAGTAACAAGGAAAAAACAAGAATTTTGAATGTATTTAACAACAAAGAGCCTAAGAAAGCTCATAACTTAATAGTCATAGACCCGGGACACGGTGGATTTGACCCCGGGGCTGTTTTTGGCAAGATAAAAGAGTCAGTTATTAATCTCGAGATAGCAAAAAGAGCAAAAGAGTATTTTGAGATGTTTGGATTTAAAGTTATTCTCACAAGGTATAATGAGGATGATTTGAGCGAAAATGATGCAAAAGCCCACGACCTCAAAAAAAGAAAGCAAATTGTTTTGGAAAATGAACCTGAGGTTTTTATTTTTATTTCAATCCATTTAAATAGTTTTCGGGTTAACAAATACCTTGGTGCTCAGGTGTTTTATGAAAAGTCAAATGAAGAGGCAAAAAAGCTTGCTTCTTGGGTCCAAAATGAGTTAAAATACATGCCAAACGGTCTTGTCAACAAACGCATGCCAAAACCAATTGACGTTTATATGCTCAGGGGGCTGAAAATCCCTGCTATACTTGTTGAATGTGGTTTTATGTCAAACCAAATGGAACTTTCTCTTTTACAGACAAAAAAATATCAGGACTGGCTTTCTTATTCTATCTTGAAAGGAGTATTAAATTATCTAGACAGCAAAGGAGATGTTGAGGATGGAAGATATAAAGACACTTATAGATAA
- a CDS encoding rod-binding protein has product MNGIPSINIQAGYQQGIDNSVINKLEKAYSEKDKQKLKEACEEFEAVMLSAIFKQMQKSIPKGGLFQESIADDIFNDMFVDEVSKKASKQGGIGLSKLLYDSMIKKIENEYKFKGE; this is encoded by the coding sequence ATGAACGGGATACCGAGTATTAATATTCAGGCAGGTTATCAGCAGGGGATAGATAATTCTGTAATAAACAAGCTTGAAAAAGCGTATTCTGAGAAAGACAAACAAAAGCTAAAAGAGGCTTGTGAGGAATTTGAAGCTGTCATGTTGTCCGCCATTTTTAAGCAGATGCAAAAGTCAATTCCCAAAGGTGGTCTTTTTCAAGAAAGTATTGCAGATGATATTTTTAACGACATGTTTGTTGACGAGGTTTCAAAAAAGGCTTCAAAACAAGGTGGGATTGGTCTTTCCAAGCTTTTGTATGATTCGATGATAAAAAAGATTGAAAATGAATATAAATTCAAAGGAGAATAA
- the mreB gene encoding rod shape-determining protein, producing MAFGTDIGIDLGTATVLVYVKGKGIVLREPSVVAIEQTRKQILAVGEEARRMIGRTPGNIVAVRPLRDGVISDYEVTEAMLKYFLGKVLGRRVFFKPRVVVCVPSGVTEVEKRAVLDATYEAGAKQTFLIEEPIAAAIGAGLDISKPMGCMVIDIGGGTTDIAVISLGGAVVSESIKVAGDKFDEAIIRYIRKKHSVAIGERTAEELKINIGCAYKKPKVESMEVRGRSLLTGLPKTITVTSDEMLQALEEPVSAIIEAVHRVLENTPPELAADITSTGIVMTGGGSLLWGLDKLIAEKTGIPTRIADDPISCVALGTGKALEALDQLESSLIKDPRVR from the coding sequence ATGGCATTTGGAACAGATATAGGAATCGATTTGGGAACAGCAACAGTTTTAGTATATGTCAAAGGCAAGGGTATAGTTTTGAGAGAACCGTCTGTTGTTGCAATAGAGCAGACAAGAAAACAGATTTTAGCAGTTGGTGAAGAAGCGAGGCGAATGATAGGAAGAACTCCTGGAAACATTGTGGCGGTAAGGCCACTCAGAGATGGTGTTATATCAGACTATGAAGTGACAGAAGCAATGTTAAAGTATTTTCTTGGGAAAGTTCTTGGCAGGCGTGTGTTTTTCAAGCCGAGGGTTGTTGTATGTGTCCCCTCAGGCGTAACAGAGGTTGAAAAAAGGGCTGTTTTGGATGCTACATATGAAGCAGGAGCAAAGCAGACATTCTTGATTGAAGAGCCAATTGCAGCAGCAATTGGTGCAGGTCTTGATATTTCAAAGCCGATGGGATGTATGGTAATAGACATTGGTGGAGGCACAACAGACATTGCAGTAATTTCACTTGGTGGAGCGGTTGTGAGTGAGTCAATTAAAGTTGCAGGGGATAAATTTGACGAGGCAATTATCCGATATATAAGAAAGAAGCACAGTGTTGCAATTGGTGAAAGAACAGCAGAAGAACTCAAGATAAACATAGGATGTGCATACAAAAAACCAAAGGTAGAATCTATGGAGGTCCGTGGAAGAAGCCTTCTTACTGGTCTTCCAAAGACAATTACTGTCACATCAGACGAGATGTTGCAGGCCTTAGAAGAACCAGTGTCGGCTATAATTGAAGCTGTTCACAGGGTACTTGAGAACACGCCACCTGAACTTGCAGCAGATATTACCTCGACAGGGATTGTCATGACAGGTGGAGGAAGTCTTTTATGGGGTTTGGACAAGCTGATTGCTGAAAAGACAGGTATTCCAACCAGAATTGCAGATGACCCAATTTCATGTGTTGCGCTGGGTACAGGAAAGGCGTTAGAAGCACTTGATCAATTGGAATCAAGCTTGATAAAGGACCCAAGAGTAAGGTAA
- a CDS encoding TVP38/TMEM64 family protein, with protein sequence MVEEIKIKDRIKLWIFIFMIAVSIFALIYAERQHTLSPRYIKQYISHFGIWAPMAFLILYSIKSFIIFIPAGIFMLAAGLTFGTFLGSLILVVGTLLSSTVGFVFARYFGKDYVQKKLQNTKFSNLGSKIAQKGFLIILLLRLVPILPYDAINYICGLSKIKYKDFILATLIGTVPACFLYAYLGENLLKPFSKGFYFSVALVILISLTPVLFAKSVREFLQEDKEDGQKRENKKDAGA encoded by the coding sequence ATGGTAGAGGAAATCAAAATCAAAGATAGGATAAAGCTTTGGATTTTTATCTTTATGATTGCCGTCTCAATATTTGCTTTGATATACGCAGAAAGACAGCACACTTTAAGCCCAAGGTATATAAAGCAGTATATATCACATTTTGGAATATGGGCACCGATGGCGTTCTTGATTCTGTATTCTATAAAGTCGTTTATAATCTTCATACCAGCAGGAATATTTATGCTTGCAGCAGGTCTTACATTTGGAACATTTTTGGGATCACTAATTTTAGTTGTAGGGACGCTTTTGTCATCTACAGTTGGATTTGTCTTTGCAAGGTATTTTGGCAAAGACTATGTACAAAAGAAGCTTCAAAATACAAAGTTTTCGAATTTGGGCAGCAAAATTGCCCAGAAAGGATTTTTAATAATCCTTCTTCTGCGGCTTGTGCCAATTCTACCTTATGATGCTATAAACTACATATGTGGTCTTTCTAAGATAAAATACAAAGATTTTATTCTTGCAACGCTGATTGGCACAGTTCCTGCTTGTTTTTTGTATGCCTACCTTGGTGAGAATTTATTAAAGCCTTTTTCTAAGGGATTTTACTTCAGTGTGGCCTTAGTAATTTTAATATCTCTTACACCAGTACTTTTTGCAAAAAGTGTCAGGGAGTTTTTGCAAGAAGATAAAGAGGATGGGCAAAAGCGTGAGAATAAGAAAGATGCTGGGGCATAA
- a CDS encoding sigma-70 family RNA polymerase sigma factor — MDERELVEKAKKDKKYFEKLYEIYFEKIYSYIYYKIFNHPITEDLTSETFMKVLKSLDRFEYKESNSLSAWIFKIAQNVVNDYYRAKKDYIDIEKITNHSGLKTPEEELFDKVEKDILKKALSKLTKEQQEVVILRYGANMKLNEIAKMKNKSDVAIRALFFRAIHSLKEMLLKEVRESE; from the coding sequence ATGGATGAAAGAGAATTGGTTGAGAAGGCAAAGAAAGATAAGAAATATTTTGAAAAGCTGTATGAGATATACTTTGAGAAAATATACTCTTACATATATTACAAAATATTTAACCATCCAATTACAGAGGACTTGACAAGTGAAACCTTTATGAAAGTTTTGAAATCGTTAGATAGGTTTGAGTACAAAGAAAGCAACTCTTTATCAGCTTGGATATTTAAAATTGCTCAAAATGTTGTAAATGATTACTACAGAGCCAAAAAAGATTATATAGACATTGAAAAAATAACAAACCATTCAGGGCTTAAGACACCTGAAGAGGAGCTTTTTGATAAAGTAGAAAAAGATATTTTGAAAAAAGCACTATCGAAGCTTACAAAAGAACAACAAGAGGTTGTGATTTTACGTTATGGTGCGAACATGAAACTAAATGAAATAGCAAAGATGAAAAACAAATCAGATGTTGCTATAAGAGCCCTATTTTTCAGGGCAATCCATTCTTTAAAGGAAATGCTTTTAAAAGAGGTGCGTGAAAGTGAATGA
- a CDS encoding SigB/SigF/SigG family RNA polymerase sigma factor, giving the protein MVDEKKTINVDDAEIDRLFEEYQKTKDINLRNELVNRHLYIAEIVAKKFVNRGIEYDDLYQVACMALINAVERFEPNKGYKFTSFATPTIMGEIKRYFRDRALLIRLPRRIYETSSKIKLATEILSTKLKRPPKVEEIAEHLNMSLEEVLEVMEASTNYLPQSLDQTMYEDEEMTLGDVLGKSDDSLTQIENIEAIKKAIDKLSPIEKEFVQKRFFEEKTQREIADEMKVSQMYISRLEKKVLKKLKDFIDGTKMPI; this is encoded by the coding sequence ATGGTTGATGAGAAAAAAACAATAAATGTTGATGATGCTGAAATAGATAGACTCTTCGAAGAGTATCAAAAGACAAAAGATATCAATCTCAGAAATGAGCTTGTAAACAGGCATTTGTATATAGCGGAAATTGTTGCAAAGAAGTTTGTAAACAGGGGAATAGAATATGATGATTTGTATCAAGTTGCGTGCATGGCACTTATAAATGCAGTTGAGAGATTTGAACCCAACAAAGGTTATAAATTTACAAGTTTTGCGACACCAACAATTATGGGCGAAATCAAACGCTATTTTAGAGATAGAGCCTTGCTTATCCGGCTTCCGCGAAGAATTTATGAAACCTCAAGCAAAATAAAACTTGCAACTGAAATACTTTCAACAAAACTAAAACGGCCGCCAAAAGTTGAAGAGATTGCAGAACATTTGAATATGAGCCTTGAAGAAGTTTTAGAGGTTATGGAGGCATCAACCAATTACCTTCCTCAATCGCTTGACCAGACAATGTACGAGGATGAAGAGATGACCTTAGGAGATGTTCTTGGAAAAAGCGATGACAGCCTTACTCAGATAGAGAACATTGAGGCAATAAAAAAAGCAATAGATAAATTGAGCCCTATAGAAAAAGAATTTGTCCAGAAGCGCTTTTTTGAGGAGAAGACACAACGAGAGATTGCTGATGAGATGAAAGTATCACAGATGTACATCTCCAGGCTTGAAAAGAAGGTTTTAAAGAAACTTAAAGACTTTATTGATGGGACAAAGATGCCTATTTGA
- a CDS encoding STAS domain-containing protein translates to MNLDLKEKVSENGIVIELKGELDIFSSPTLKDKLYTLIDTSSSDVIVDMNDVTYIDSTGLGVFVGALKKSKQKGTNIVLKNLKPNVKKVFTITGLDKVFRIE, encoded by the coding sequence ATGAACCTTGATTTAAAAGAGAAAGTTTCTGAAAATGGCATTGTAATTGAGCTAAAAGGTGAGCTTGACATATTTTCATCACCCACTTTAAAGGACAAGCTTTATACATTGATAGATACATCTTCTTCAGATGTAATTGTTGATATGAACGATGTTACTTACATTGACTCAACAGGGCTTGGTGTGTTTGTAGGCGCTCTCAAAAAATCAAAGCAAAAAGGGACTAACATAGTGCTGAAAAACCTAAAACCAAATGTAAAAAAGGTGTTTACAATAACAGGCCTTGACAAGGTGTTCAGGATTGAATAA
- a CDS encoding ASKHA domain-containing protein, with protein sequence MHRVVVHTEDRMLSIEAKEGKSLLGILQENSIFLEAPCGSRGICGKCKVLVFKEGKPYLENITEEERRILTSDEIQKGTRLACCLKLFESLEVFLPYLKQEARILSNLYTNKFEVDSDIITEKVVLERPTLDDQKSYFSRLKSLLGRKDLKVSHSVLKKLAEFKDEEFFVVLYNDEIIDITKSENLFGLAIDIGTTTVVCYLVDLLKGNVVDYYSFVNPQKKFGADVISRIDFAAQQEDGLSVLQKEIIKGINEAIRILTSRLSITKDEIYKVVAVGNPTMLHLLLGVDPVSIATSPFVPVFAEKIEERGQALGLEINKNAILKLPGSLSAYVGADIVAGILSTEMHKSKKVRLLLDLGTNGEMVLGNKDFMVAASAAAGPAFEGVNLSCGMNASSGAIDSIKIKDGKIEFTTIENTQPKGICGSGTILAVAFMLEEGIIDETGRFCEDVKEKYKDNFRQANGQDAFFITDSVYITQKDIREIQLAKAAISAGIKTMLKEAGLSEDDIETVYLAGGFGNYISPWAAIKIGLIPEGLKDKVKPAGNTAGNGAILALLSKSAEKEFEKIKKRVKYIELSSSPEFNELFVESMIFDQG encoded by the coding sequence ATGCATAGGGTTGTGGTACACACTGAAGATAGAATGCTTTCAATAGAAGCAAAAGAAGGAAAAAGCTTATTAGGCATATTGCAAGAAAACTCAATCTTTTTAGAAGCGCCTTGCGGTAGCAGAGGCATTTGTGGAAAGTGCAAAGTGCTGGTTTTCAAAGAAGGCAAGCCTTATTTGGAAAATATAACTGAGGAAGAAAGAAGAATTTTAACTTCAGATGAGATTCAGAAAGGAACAAGACTTGCCTGTTGTCTTAAACTCTTTGAAAGTCTTGAAGTTTTTTTACCCTATTTAAAACAAGAGGCAAGGATACTTTCCAATCTTTATACAAATAAATTTGAAGTTGATAGTGATATAATTACAGAGAAAGTAGTTTTAGAAAGACCAACCTTAGATGACCAAAAAAGTTATTTTTCACGCTTAAAGTCCTTGCTCGGTAGAAAAGATTTAAAAGTATCACATTCTGTTTTAAAAAAGCTTGCAGAGTTCAAAGATGAGGAGTTTTTTGTAGTTCTGTACAATGATGAAATCATAGACATTACAAAATCTGAAAACCTGTTTGGCTTAGCGATTGATATTGGTACAACAACTGTTGTGTGTTATCTTGTAGACCTTTTAAAGGGAAATGTGGTTGACTATTATTCATTTGTAAATCCACAAAAAAAGTTTGGTGCAGATGTGATTTCCCGAATAGACTTTGCAGCACAACAGGAAGATGGGCTTTCTGTACTTCAAAAAGAGATTATTAAAGGAATTAATGAAGCCATAAGGATTTTGACAAGCAGGCTTTCAATTACTAAGGATGAGATTTATAAGGTTGTAGCGGTTGGAAATCCTACAATGCTTCATCTGCTTTTGGGAGTTGACCCAGTATCCATTGCAACATCACCTTTTGTCCCAGTTTTTGCTGAAAAGATTGAAGAAAGAGGGCAAGCTCTGGGACTTGAGATAAACAAAAACGCCATTTTGAAGCTGCCCGGCAGCCTCTCTGCCTACGTTGGTGCAGATATAGTTGCTGGGATACTTTCAACAGAGATGCACAAGAGCAAGAAGGTACGTCTTCTTTTAGACCTTGGGACAAATGGCGAGATGGTTTTGGGCAATAAAGACTTTATGGTTGCAGCTTCAGCTGCAGCAGGACCAGCTTTTGAAGGTGTGAATCTATCTTGTGGGATGAATGCATCAAGCGGTGCAATTGATAGTATCAAAATCAAAGATGGAAAGATTGAATTTACGACAATCGAGAATACCCAGCCAAAAGGGATTTGTGGTTCTGGTACAATTTTGGCAGTGGCTTTCATGCTTGAAGAAGGTATCATAGATGAGACGGGAAGATTTTGTGAAGATGTTAAAGAAAAGTACAAAGACAATTTCAGGCAGGCAAATGGTCAAGATGCTTTTTTCATAACAGATTCGGTTTACATCACACAAAAGGATATACGAGAGATTCAGCTTGCTAAAGCTGCAATAAGCGCAGGGATTAAAACAATGCTGAAAGAAGCTGGCCTTTCGGAAGATGATATTGAGACAGTTTATTTGGCAGGCGGATTTGGAAATTACATAAGTCCATGGGCAGCTATCAAAATAGGACTGATTCCAGAGGGGCTAAAAGACAAAGTAAAACCTGCCGGGAACACTGCCGGAAATGGTGCTATCTTGGCGCTTTTGAGCAAAAGTGCTGAAAAAGAATTTGAAAAGATTAAAAAGAGGGTAAAATACATTGAGCTATCCAGCTCACCAGAGTTTAACGAGTTGTTTGTTGAAAGTATGATATTTGATCAAGGTTAA
- the pepV gene encoding dipeptidase PepV, with the protein MEDIKTLIDKEIDNLKEDIIATTAQLIKIKSVEDKPQEGMPFGKGVNDALVFCEKLCQKLGFETKNFDGYALEARFGEQSEDVCVIGHLDVVPEGEGWNVPPYEGVIKDGKIYGRGAIDDKGPTVAALYGMYVVKKLAEEGKISLDRSLRFVFGTNEESGSKCLQYYFKRAEYPTVGFTPDADFPVIQGEKGFLVFELSKNIDGNFYLEGGERPNMVPDRCTFKGSFDIQRAKDIVSKKSLEGKTEIYEEDGMTVIKTKGISAHGSLPFKGENAISYMFDILQELYEKEDEFKRFIEFYNKHIGYDVFGKNLNIGFEDQKSGKLVLNAGMVRKVDDKIVLTINIRYPVDTKYEDIEREIKSVIEEYEIDYKLITDMPPLYFEKDHFLIKTLLDVYKEFTGDDSKPLVIGGGTYARWAKNVVAFGPNMPGDEEVAHQKDEYITIDRLLMCAKIYANAIYRLSKKD; encoded by the coding sequence ATGGAAGATATAAAGACACTTATAGATAAAGAGATTGACAATCTTAAAGAAGATATTATCGCAACAACAGCTCAGCTAATTAAAATAAAAAGTGTTGAAGATAAGCCTCAAGAGGGTATGCCGTTTGGAAAAGGTGTAAATGATGCTTTAGTTTTTTGCGAAAAGCTTTGTCAGAAGCTTGGTTTTGAGACAAAAAATTTTGATGGGTATGCGCTTGAGGCAAGATTTGGAGAACAAAGTGAAGATGTGTGTGTAATAGGACATCTGGATGTTGTGCCAGAAGGAGAAGGTTGGAACGTGCCGCCGTATGAAGGTGTAATTAAAGATGGGAAAATCTATGGTCGCGGCGCAATTGATGACAAAGGGCCAACAGTTGCTGCGCTTTATGGCATGTATGTTGTAAAAAAACTTGCTGAAGAGGGAAAAATCTCACTTGACAGAAGTTTGCGATTTGTTTTTGGCACAAATGAAGAAAGTGGCTCAAAGTGTTTACAGTATTACTTTAAAAGGGCAGAATACCCCACAGTTGGATTTACACCGGATGCTGATTTTCCAGTAATCCAAGGCGAAAAGGGCTTTTTGGTGTTTGAACTTTCTAAAAATATAGATGGCAATTTCTATCTTGAAGGTGGAGAAAGGCCCAATATGGTGCCTGACAGATGCACTTTTAAGGGAAGCTTTGACATTCAAAGGGCAAAAGATATAGTATCCAAAAAAAGTTTAGAAGGAAAGACAGAGATTTATGAAGAGGATGGGATGACTGTAATAAAGACAAAAGGCATCTCTGCCCATGGAAGTCTTCCTTTCAAGGGCGAAAATGCAATTTCATATATGTTTGACATTTTGCAAGAGCTTTACGAAAAAGAGGATGAGTTTAAGAGGTTTATAGAGTTTTATAATAAACACATTGGCTATGATGTATTTGGTAAAAATTTGAACATTGGGTTTGAGGACCAAAAGTCAGGAAAGCTTGTTTTAAACGCTGGCATGGTGCGGAAGGTAGATGATAAAATTGTCCTTACAATTAACATTCGCTATCCAGTTGATACAAAGTATGAGGATATTGAAAGAGAGATTAAAAGTGTGATAGAGGAGTATGAGATTGATTACAAACTAATTACAGATATGCCACCACTTTACTTTGAAAAGGATCACTTTTTGATAAAGACATTACTTGATGTATACAAGGAATTTACAGGAGACGATAGTAAGCCACTTGTAATTGGTGGTGGAACGTATGCAAGGTGGGCAAAAAATGTGGTTGCATTTGGACCTAACATGCCGGGCGATGAAGAGGTGGCACATCAAAAGGATGAGTATATAACTATTGATCGGCTTTTGATGTGTGCAAAGATTTATGCAAATGCAATCTACAGACTATCTAAAAAAGATTAA
- a CDS encoding ATP-binding protein — translation MHEIMLTIPSKAEYIMVVRLTLSGIAARCGFDFETIEDLKMAISEVFNLFNIEKISGQISIRFEIDKNCLGIEIDIPTDEINKNELAEVILKTLMDDVEFEKLQDKYIVRLKKYH, via the coding sequence ATGCACGAAATTATGTTAACAATTCCATCTAAAGCTGAATATATTATGGTAGTGAGGCTTACTTTATCTGGGATTGCTGCCCGTTGTGGATTTGATTTTGAAACAATTGAGGACTTGAAAATGGCAATTTCAGAGGTATTCAACCTATTTAATATTGAAAAAATATCAGGGCAGATTAGTATAAGGTTTGAAATTGACAAGAACTGTTTGGGAATTGAGATAGATATTCCAACAGATGAGATAAACAAGAATGAACTTGCTGAAGTTATTTTAAAAACACTTATGGATGATGTAGAGTTTGAAAAACTACAAGACAAGTACATTGTAAGACTTAAAAAATATCATTGA